A single Oleidesulfovibrio alaskensis DSM 16109 DNA region contains:
- the thrS gene encoding threonine--tRNA ligase encodes MKVSIEGSVVEVESGASCRDVLKQALSGKKFKKVLAARCGGTMLDLTATVPTACETLEPVYADSPEGLGLIRHSAAHVMADAVQRLFPGVKVTIGPAIENGFYYDFDYERPFTADDLEAIEAEMDKIIKAAHPFERSVMSKDEAKKMFADMGETYKLELIDAVPDDIVSIYRSGDFVDLCRGPHIPDTGCINAFKLMSVAGAYWRGDEKNAMLSRVYGTAFPDEKELKSYLNRIEEAKKRDHRKLGTQLDLFSFQEEGGSGMVYWHPKGALVRAILEDFERKEHLKRGYQIVQTPQILRRELWEKSGHYDNYRENMYFTDIDEQPYGVKPMNCVAHMLIYKSRSHSYRDLPVRLFELGVVHRHEKSGVLHGLLRVRQFTQDDAHIICTPDQLESEIVGVLNFVRDVMGVFGFEYSMEVSTRPEKSIGSDEDWDRATSALVKALEGQGLPYEINEGDGAFYGPKIDVKLRDCLGREWQCATVQCDFTLPDRFDLVYIGQDGERHRPVMVHRVILGSVERFIGVLTEHFAGAFPTWLAPVQARLLTVTDAQNEFAEEARAALMAQGIRVEVDTRNEKLGYKVREAQLEKIPYILVIGDKEVEARGVNVRLRKGDNLGLKTLDEVVDIIRADCEEPFKSGGMRYSFS; translated from the coding sequence GTGAAGGTTTCCATCGAAGGATCAGTGGTGGAGGTCGAGTCCGGCGCAAGCTGCCGGGACGTGCTCAAGCAGGCCTTGAGCGGCAAGAAATTTAAAAAAGTGCTGGCTGCCCGTTGCGGCGGCACCATGCTCGATCTGACCGCGACCGTTCCGACCGCCTGCGAAACCCTTGAGCCTGTCTATGCAGACTCGCCCGAAGGGCTTGGTCTTATCCGCCACAGTGCGGCCCACGTAATGGCCGATGCCGTGCAGCGCCTTTTCCCCGGCGTAAAGGTGACCATCGGGCCTGCCATTGAAAACGGCTTCTATTACGATTTCGACTACGAGCGTCCGTTCACCGCAGATGATCTTGAAGCCATCGAAGCAGAGATGGACAAGATCATCAAGGCGGCGCATCCGTTCGAGCGCAGTGTCATGTCCAAGGATGAGGCAAAGAAAATGTTTGCCGACATGGGCGAGACCTACAAGCTTGAGCTTATCGACGCCGTGCCCGACGATATTGTTTCCATTTACCGCAGCGGCGACTTTGTCGACCTGTGCCGCGGTCCTCATATTCCCGATACCGGCTGTATCAATGCCTTCAAGCTGATGTCCGTTGCCGGCGCCTACTGGCGCGGTGATGAAAAGAATGCCATGCTTTCGCGTGTGTACGGCACGGCTTTTCCTGATGAAAAAGAGCTGAAAAGCTATCTGAACAGAATAGAGGAAGCGAAAAAGCGTGACCACCGCAAGCTGGGCACGCAGCTTGACCTGTTCAGCTTTCAGGAAGAAGGCGGCTCGGGCATGGTGTACTGGCATCCCAAAGGGGCGCTTGTGCGCGCCATTCTGGAAGACTTCGAGCGTAAGGAACACCTGAAGCGCGGCTACCAGATTGTGCAGACGCCGCAGATTTTGCGCCGCGAGCTGTGGGAAAAATCCGGTCACTATGACAACTACCGTGAAAACATGTATTTTACGGATATTGATGAGCAGCCCTACGGCGTAAAGCCCATGAACTGCGTGGCTCATATGCTCATCTATAAATCACGCAGCCACAGCTACCGCGACCTGCCCGTACGCCTTTTTGAGCTGGGCGTGGTGCACCGCCATGAAAAAAGCGGTGTTCTGCACGGATTGCTGCGGGTGCGCCAGTTCACGCAGGATGATGCGCACATCATCTGCACTCCTGACCAGCTGGAAAGCGAAATCGTGGGTGTGCTGAATTTTGTGCGGGATGTCATGGGCGTGTTCGGCTTTGAATATTCCATGGAAGTGAGCACCCGTCCCGAAAAGTCCATCGGTTCCGACGAAGACTGGGACCGCGCCACCAGCGCGCTTGTGAAGGCGCTGGAAGGGCAGGGACTGCCCTACGAGATTAACGAGGGCGACGGCGCCTTTTACGGGCCTAAAATTGACGTAAAACTGCGCGACTGCCTGGGCAGAGAGTGGCAGTGCGCCACGGTGCAGTGTGATTTCACCTTGCCTGACCGCTTTGATCTGGTGTACATCGGACAGGATGGTGAACGCCATCGACCGGTTATGGTGCATCGCGTCATTCTTGGCTCGGTTGAGCGTTTCATCGGTGTGCTTACAGAGCATTTTGCCGGTGCCTTCCCCACGTGGCTGGCTCCTGTTCAGGCACGTCTGCTCACCGTGACGGACGCCCAGAACGAGTTTGCCGAAGAAGCCCGCGCCGCTCTTATGGCGCAGGGTATCCGCGTGGAAGTGGACACCCGCAATGAAAAACTCGGCTACAAGGTACGTGAGGCACAGCTGGAAAAGATTCCCTACATTCTCGTCATCGGTGACAAGGAAGTGGAAGCCCGCGGCGTGAACGTGCGCCTGAGAAAGGGTGATAATCTTGGCCTTAAGACGCTGGATGAGGTAGTGGACATCATCAGGGCCGATTGTGAGGAACCGTTTAAAAGTGGAGGGATGCGCTATAGCTTCTCCTAA
- the hcp gene encoding hydroxylamine reductase — protein MFCNQCEQTAKGTGCTAMGVCGKQPEVSDLQDATVYALRGLAIAAQDAAAKGVREQGMGHYTAARLFSTLTNVNFDPDRFVPWVHEITAMRDDLVRKAGLSYTSGPAAFVPGADAAAIVQQAAEHGTLTLAPDEDIRSCMQILLYGMKGVAAYADHAAILGQEDNAVYDFLYKGLAAGFDGKARDLNDWVGLLLECGNVNLRTMELLDAGNTGTYGHPVPTEVPLGHRKGKAILVSGHDLRDLHELLKQTEGTGINIYTHGEMLPCHGYPELKKFPHFYGHFGTAWQNQHKEFPQFPGAILFTTNCIQKPQASYQDNVFTTGLVGWPGLTHCENRDFSAVIKRAQELPGFTEDAPGKTVMTGFGHNAVLGVAGAVVDAVKSGAIRHFFLVGGCDGAKPGRNYYTEFVEKAPADTVILTLACGKFRFFDKELGTIGGIPRLLDVGQCNDAYSAIQIAVALAKAFDCGVNDLPLSLVLSWYEQKAVAILLTLLALGIKDIRLGPSLPAFVSPNVLNFLVENYNIKPISTAEEDLKAILG, from the coding sequence ATGTTTTGCAACCAGTGTGAACAGACAGCCAAGGGAACCGGCTGCACCGCCATGGGCGTGTGCGGCAAGCAACCCGAAGTTTCCGACCTTCAGGACGCCACCGTATACGCGCTGCGCGGCCTTGCCATAGCAGCACAGGACGCTGCAGCCAAAGGCGTGAGAGAACAGGGCATGGGCCATTACACCGCCGCCCGTCTTTTCAGCACGCTGACCAACGTGAACTTCGACCCCGACCGCTTTGTGCCGTGGGTGCACGAAATAACGGCCATGCGCGACGACCTTGTACGCAAGGCAGGCCTTTCCTACACCTCCGGACCGGCGGCATTTGTTCCCGGTGCCGATGCGGCGGCCATAGTGCAGCAGGCGGCGGAACACGGCACCCTGACTCTGGCACCTGACGAAGACATCCGTTCGTGCATGCAGATTCTGCTCTACGGTATGAAAGGCGTGGCAGCTTACGCCGACCATGCAGCCATTCTGGGGCAGGAAGACAACGCGGTGTACGACTTTCTGTACAAAGGTCTTGCCGCGGGCTTTGACGGAAAGGCCCGTGATCTGAATGACTGGGTCGGGCTGCTGCTTGAATGCGGCAACGTGAACCTGCGCACCATGGAACTGCTGGACGCCGGCAACACCGGCACCTACGGTCACCCCGTGCCCACGGAAGTGCCTCTGGGACACAGAAAGGGCAAAGCCATACTGGTATCAGGCCATGACCTTCGGGATCTGCATGAACTGCTTAAACAGACCGAAGGCACCGGCATCAACATTTACACCCACGGTGAAATGCTGCCCTGCCACGGCTACCCCGAGCTGAAAAAGTTCCCCCATTTCTACGGACATTTCGGCACCGCATGGCAGAACCAGCACAAGGAATTCCCGCAGTTCCCCGGCGCCATCCTTTTCACCACCAACTGCATCCAGAAACCGCAGGCATCGTATCAGGACAATGTCTTCACCACCGGGCTGGTGGGCTGGCCGGGCCTGACACACTGCGAAAACCGGGATTTCTCGGCCGTCATCAAACGCGCACAGGAACTGCCCGGTTTCACGGAAGACGCTCCCGGCAAAACCGTTATGACCGGATTCGGCCACAATGCGGTGCTGGGCGTGGCAGGGGCAGTTGTCGACGCGGTGAAAAGCGGCGCCATCCGCCACTTCTTCCTTGTCGGCGGCTGCGACGGAGCCAAGCCCGGCCGCAACTACTACACCGAATTTGTGGAAAAAGCGCCGGCAGACACTGTCATCCTGACGCTCGCCTGCGGCAAATTCCGCTTCTTTGACAAAGAACTCGGCACCATAGGCGGCATTCCCAGACTGCTGGACGTGGGACAGTGCAATGATGCCTATTCCGCCATTCAGATAGCAGTCGCACTGGCAAAGGCTTTCGACTGCGGCGTCAACGACCTGCCCCTTTCTCTGGTGCTGTCGTGGTACGAACAGAAAGCCGTGGCCATCCTGCTGACGCTGCTGGCACTGGGCATCAAGGACATCCGCCTCGGCCCGTCACTGCCTGCTTTTGTCAGCCCCAATGTGCTGAACTTCCTTGTCGAAAACTACAACATCAAGCCTATTTCCACGGCTGAAGAAGACCTGAAGGCCATTCTGGGTTAA
- a CDS encoding ATP-binding protein, protein MKKQIRKIIQIDEERCDGCGLCVLDCAEGAIAIIDGKAKLVKDSYCDGLGACLGACPQDALHIIEREADEFDEEAAMEHVRRRDAATGQPPQPVRPHHSGGCPGSMVRSFGATGQQSPQLAQAHQPAAGPGHWPLKIRLVPPTAPFLKGADVLVAADCAAAASPQFHSRFAAGKVVLIGCPKFDDTAAYAQRLADILTTSGIASLTVLRMEVPCCRGLSEAVNSAVRQSGSSVQINEVIMTCQGHEAQNTLFG, encoded by the coding sequence ATGAAAAAACAGATACGCAAAATAATACAGATAGATGAAGAGCGCTGCGATGGCTGCGGCCTGTGCGTGCTCGACTGTGCCGAAGGCGCCATAGCCATCATCGACGGCAAGGCGAAACTGGTCAAGGATTCCTACTGCGACGGGTTGGGAGCCTGTCTGGGTGCCTGCCCGCAGGATGCCCTGCACATCATAGAGCGCGAAGCCGACGAATTTGACGAGGAAGCCGCCATGGAACACGTACGCCGGCGCGATGCCGCGACCGGACAACCGCCGCAGCCCGTACGCCCGCATCATTCAGGGGGCTGCCCCGGGTCCATGGTACGCTCGTTCGGCGCAACCGGACAGCAGAGCCCGCAGCTGGCACAGGCTCATCAGCCGGCCGCCGGTCCCGGCCACTGGCCGCTCAAAATACGGCTGGTGCCGCCCACAGCGCCGTTTCTCAAAGGGGCCGACGTGCTTGTGGCCGCCGACTGCGCGGCTGCCGCTTCGCCTCAGTTTCACAGCCGGTTTGCCGCAGGCAAAGTGGTGCTCATAGGCTGCCCGAAATTTGACGATACCGCAGCCTACGCCCAGCGGCTTGCCGACATACTGACAACCAGCGGCATAGCTTCTCTCACCGTGCTGCGCATGGAGGTACCCTGCTGCAGAGGCCTTTCAGAAGCGGTGAACAGCGCTGTGCGCCAGTCCGGCAGTTCCGTGCAGATAAACGAGGTCATCATGACCTGTCAGGGGCACGAGGCGCAGAACACCCTTTTCGGCTGA
- a CDS encoding universal stress protein, which produces MQPVKKILYATDLSEDSRHALSYAFSLAQQYGAALHVLHVLPDVKQNYLTTSGLDFATVFDDATWRLFTPEQLVEAKHKVRGRITGICSLEGLADTACMPVAENIEVAVGQPADVILERAPQFDMVVMGTQGHGRLTGLLLGSVTQKVVSRCPVPVLVVRLPEADHKV; this is translated from the coding sequence ATGCAGCCCGTCAAAAAAATACTATACGCCACCGATCTTTCAGAAGATTCCCGCCATGCGCTTTCGTACGCGTTCAGTCTGGCGCAACAGTACGGAGCAGCGCTGCATGTGCTGCATGTGCTGCCGGACGTAAAGCAGAACTACCTGACCACATCGGGGCTGGATTTCGCCACAGTGTTTGACGATGCCACATGGCGGCTGTTCACTCCGGAACAGCTTGTGGAAGCCAAACACAAGGTAAGAGGGCGCATTACGGGCATATGCAGTCTGGAAGGACTGGCGGACACAGCCTGCATGCCCGTGGCGGAAAACATCGAGGTGGCCGTGGGGCAACCTGCCGATGTCATTCTGGAACGCGCTCCGCAATTTGACATGGTGGTCATGGGTACACAGGGACACGGACGGTTGACCGGTCTGCTGCTGGGCAGCGTGACCCAGAAAGTCGTTTCGCGCTGCCCGGTGCCTGTTCTGGTGGTCCGCCTGCCGGAAGCTGATCACAAGGTCTGA